Proteins from a single region of Takifugu rubripes chromosome 4, fTakRub1.2, whole genome shotgun sequence:
- the wdpcp gene encoding WD repeat-containing and planar cell polarity effector protein fritz homolog isoform X1, protein MASCLAELHLWSTKSSLKVKDTDIGTYQYYDKGEPANPLEHHYYNEKLHFSEARGYSWTPKNQRPQKLRDSLKELEELLQIHTCVCIRWRTKKCCQVMLSSGVLVTLTLNGPQLEQVCVERTLVGRLPANTVTDAVLSDRLILLSFLEQSQVAAVYLSQKNQESPETSRCTDKLSPSEIKVVCVDPSAQGRRLCRHVDLNHRQDVAVCWWSLAEPDEELWPWTHTDVQRSNLVLLSCSATDELKVLSFIRTEGSPMDCRFSLLQPYQLLTVELPAGDQGHREEFWVDTCVYECGRDRLHRLSVTRVPLPSNPVSCSRHPSETALLLGLSDSSLILYDQRRGVSLPASCPVLPKLVAWHPAGAMVLIGGGQGELVCFDVGLAPINMALVAEEVAPAPMLRLMEHLRGCEGIGRLQWGTGPEGGPEGTQILLLVFHGGPLAALRFRLGVLSGGHIGHGELLQQRLRCSQIQEALGILEAMDWSSMGGECFRGLSFIANHLLRLELNAEREALLEAVLGVFYAPAAPLSELVILHYGEPVSKYARRFFHHLLRYQRFEKAFLLAVDLEDRDLFMDLHYVAGDKGEVVLADVAKRKANEIEARAITGSAAPQRGKNGVLCGFGMETQVERGTPTAYNEGRAKERSVPEQRVTPRSDVFRTLTQTGSGEGGRDDGKADGDPGTLHLVHLGMV, encoded by the exons ATGGCGTCTTGCCTGGCTGAGCTGCACTTGTGGTCCACCAAGAGCTCACTCAAAGTCAAAG ATACAGATATTGGCACCTATCAGTACTACGATAAAGGCGAGCCAG ccaATCCCCTTGAGCATCATTACTACAATGAGAAACTCCATTTTTCTGAAG CTCGAGGCTATTCTTGGACTCCCAAGAACCAGCGACCACAGAAACTACGGGATTCGCTGAAGGAGCTAGAG GAACTGTTGCAAATCCACACCTGCGTTTGTATCAGATGGAGGACAAAGAAATGCTGCCAG GTGATGCTGAGTAGCGGAGTGCTAGTGACTCTTACCTTAAATGGACCTCAACTTGAGCAAGTGTGTGTAGAGCGCACATTAGTGGGACGCCTTCCAGCTAACACCGTGACTGATG CGGTGCTGAGCGATAGGCTAATCCTGCTGTCCTTCCTGGAGCAGAGCCAAGTGGCTGCAGTCTACCTCAGCCAAAAGAACCAGGAGTCCCCTGAGACCAGCAGATGCACAGATAAACTGTCACCCTCTGAAATAAAG gtggtgtgtgtggaccCAAGTGCGCAAGGACGGAGGCTATGCAGGCATGTAGACCTCAACCATCGGCAAGATGTAGCAGTCTGCTGGTGGAGCCTGGCTGAGCCTGATGAGGAATTGTGGCCCTGGACTCACACAGATGTTCAAAGAAGTAACCTAGTCCTGCTCAGCTGTTCCGCCACTGACGAGCTCAAG GTTCTGAGTTTCATCCGGACCGAAGGCAGTCCAATGGACTGTCGCTTTAGTCTTCTCCAGCCTTACCAGCTGCTAACAGTTGAACTACCTGCTGGAGACCAGGGACACAGAGAGGAGTTCTGGGTCGACACCTGTGTGTATGAATGTGGAAGAGATCGCCTGCATCGCCTGTCTGTGACACGTGTGCCTCTGCCATCCAACCCTGTCTCCTGCTCACGTCACCCCAGTGAAACTGCTCTTCTTCTGGGGCTAAGTGACTCCTCCCTGATACTGTATGACCAACGACGGGGGGTCTCCCTCCCGGCTTCCTGCCCTGTGCTTCCCAAACTTGTTGCCTGGCACCCTGCTGGAGCCATGGTTCTGATTGGGGGTGGGCAGGGGGAGTTGGTGTGCTTTGATGTGGGATTGGCACCTATTAACATGGCTCTGGTAGCAGAGGAGGTAGCTCCAGCTCCCATGCTAAGACTAATGGAGCACCTGCGTGGCTGTGAAGGCATAGGGAGACTCCAGTGGGGGACAGGCCCGGAAGGAGGTCCAGAGGGGACACAGATTCTGCTGCTAGTCTTTCATGGAGGACCACTTGCTGCTTTGAGATTCAGACTAG GTGTTCTGAGTGGGGGCCACATAGGTcatggagagctgctgcagcagcgactGCGTTGCAGCCAGATCCAGGAGGCACTCGGCATCCTGGAGGCCATGGACTGGAGCAGCATGGGAGGCGAGTGCTTCAGGGGCCTGAGCTTCATCGCCAACCACCTGCTAAGGCTAGAGCTGAacgcagagagagagg CCCTGCTGGAAGCAGTTCTGGGTGTGTTTTATGccccagctgctcctctctctgagCTGGTGATTCTTCATTACGGGGAGCCGGTCAGCAAGTATGCGCGCCGCTTTTTTCACCACCTCCTCAG ATACCAACGTTTTGAGAAGGCCTTCCTCCTCGCTGTAGATTTAGAAGACAGAGATTTATTCATG GACCTCCATTATGTTGCCGGCGATAAGGGCGAGGTGGTGTTAGCGGATGTGGCCAAGAGGAAAGCTAATGAAATCGAAGCCCGGGCCATCACAGGCAGCG cagctcctcagagaGGAAAGAATGGTGTCCTTTGTGGTTTTGGCATGGAAACACAGGTGGAGCGAGGCACCCCCACAGCATA CAACGAGGGACGCGCCAAAGAGAGGAGCGTGCCGGAGCAACGCGTGACCCCGAGGTCAGACGTGTTCAGGACGCTGACACAAACAG GAAGCGGCGAAGGTGGCAGAGACGACGGGAAG GCCGATGGAGATCCTGGGACTCTTCACTTGGTCCATTTAGGAATGGTGTAG
- the wdpcp gene encoding WD repeat-containing and planar cell polarity effector protein fritz homolog isoform X3 gives MASCLAELHLWSTKSSLKVKDTDIGTYQYYDKGEPANPLEHHYYNEKLHFSEARGYSWTPKNQRPQKLRDSLKELEELLQIHTCVCIRWRTKKCCQVMLSSGVLVTLTLNGPQLEQVCVERTLVGRLPANTVTDAVLSDRLILLSFLEQSQVAAVYLSQKNQESPETSRCTDKLSPSEIKVVCVDPSAQGRRLCRHVDLNHRQDVAVCWWSLAEPDEELWPWTHTDVQRSNLVLLSCSATDELKVLSFIRTEGSPMDCRFSLLQPYQLLTVELPAGDQGHREEFWVDTCVYECGRDRLHRLSVTRVPLPSNPVSCSRHPSETALLLGLSDSSLILYDQRRGVSLPASCPVLPKLVAWHPAGAMVLIGGGQGELVCFDVGLAPINMALVAEEVAPAPMLRLMEHLRGCEGIGRLQWGTGPEGGPEGTQILLLVFHGGPLAALRFRLGVLSGGHIGHGELLQQRLRCSQIQEALGILEAMDWSSMGGECFRGLSFIANHLLRLELNAEREALLEAVLGVFYAPAAPLSELVILHYGEPVSKYARRFFHHLLRYQRFEKAFLLAVDLEDRDLFMDLHYVAGDKGEVVLADVAKRKANEIEARAITGSGGAAALSQTLLKAHTRGDQAEFLITHTQKHTHSHTQFLMEASKANG, from the exons ATGGCGTCTTGCCTGGCTGAGCTGCACTTGTGGTCCACCAAGAGCTCACTCAAAGTCAAAG ATACAGATATTGGCACCTATCAGTACTACGATAAAGGCGAGCCAG ccaATCCCCTTGAGCATCATTACTACAATGAGAAACTCCATTTTTCTGAAG CTCGAGGCTATTCTTGGACTCCCAAGAACCAGCGACCACAGAAACTACGGGATTCGCTGAAGGAGCTAGAG GAACTGTTGCAAATCCACACCTGCGTTTGTATCAGATGGAGGACAAAGAAATGCTGCCAG GTGATGCTGAGTAGCGGAGTGCTAGTGACTCTTACCTTAAATGGACCTCAACTTGAGCAAGTGTGTGTAGAGCGCACATTAGTGGGACGCCTTCCAGCTAACACCGTGACTGATG CGGTGCTGAGCGATAGGCTAATCCTGCTGTCCTTCCTGGAGCAGAGCCAAGTGGCTGCAGTCTACCTCAGCCAAAAGAACCAGGAGTCCCCTGAGACCAGCAGATGCACAGATAAACTGTCACCCTCTGAAATAAAG gtggtgtgtgtggaccCAAGTGCGCAAGGACGGAGGCTATGCAGGCATGTAGACCTCAACCATCGGCAAGATGTAGCAGTCTGCTGGTGGAGCCTGGCTGAGCCTGATGAGGAATTGTGGCCCTGGACTCACACAGATGTTCAAAGAAGTAACCTAGTCCTGCTCAGCTGTTCCGCCACTGACGAGCTCAAG GTTCTGAGTTTCATCCGGACCGAAGGCAGTCCAATGGACTGTCGCTTTAGTCTTCTCCAGCCTTACCAGCTGCTAACAGTTGAACTACCTGCTGGAGACCAGGGACACAGAGAGGAGTTCTGGGTCGACACCTGTGTGTATGAATGTGGAAGAGATCGCCTGCATCGCCTGTCTGTGACACGTGTGCCTCTGCCATCCAACCCTGTCTCCTGCTCACGTCACCCCAGTGAAACTGCTCTTCTTCTGGGGCTAAGTGACTCCTCCCTGATACTGTATGACCAACGACGGGGGGTCTCCCTCCCGGCTTCCTGCCCTGTGCTTCCCAAACTTGTTGCCTGGCACCCTGCTGGAGCCATGGTTCTGATTGGGGGTGGGCAGGGGGAGTTGGTGTGCTTTGATGTGGGATTGGCACCTATTAACATGGCTCTGGTAGCAGAGGAGGTAGCTCCAGCTCCCATGCTAAGACTAATGGAGCACCTGCGTGGCTGTGAAGGCATAGGGAGACTCCAGTGGGGGACAGGCCCGGAAGGAGGTCCAGAGGGGACACAGATTCTGCTGCTAGTCTTTCATGGAGGACCACTTGCTGCTTTGAGATTCAGACTAG GTGTTCTGAGTGGGGGCCACATAGGTcatggagagctgctgcagcagcgactGCGTTGCAGCCAGATCCAGGAGGCACTCGGCATCCTGGAGGCCATGGACTGGAGCAGCATGGGAGGCGAGTGCTTCAGGGGCCTGAGCTTCATCGCCAACCACCTGCTAAGGCTAGAGCTGAacgcagagagagagg CCCTGCTGGAAGCAGTTCTGGGTGTGTTTTATGccccagctgctcctctctctgagCTGGTGATTCTTCATTACGGGGAGCCGGTCAGCAAGTATGCGCGCCGCTTTTTTCACCACCTCCTCAG ATACCAACGTTTTGAGAAGGCCTTCCTCCTCGCTGTAGATTTAGAAGACAGAGATTTATTCATG GACCTCCATTATGTTGCCGGCGATAAGGGCGAGGTGGTGTTAGCGGATGTGGCCAAGAGGAAAGCTAATGAAATCGAAGCCCGGGCCATCACAGGCAGCG GCGGTGCTGCTGCCCTTTCACAAACACTCCTGAAAGCACATACCAGAGGGGATCAAGCTGAGTTcctgattacacacacacagaaacacacacactcacacacacaattcctCATGGAGGCTTCAAAGGCCAACGGGTGA
- the wdpcp gene encoding WD repeat-containing and planar cell polarity effector protein fritz homolog isoform X2 has product MASCLAELHLWSTKSSLKVKDTDIGTYQYYDKGEPANPLEHHYYNEKLHFSEARGYSWTPKNQRPQKLRDSLKELEELLQIHTCVCIRWRTKKCCQVMLSSGVLVTLTLNGPQLEQVCVERTLVGRLPANTVTDAVLSDRLILLSFLEQSQVAAVYLSQKNQESPETSRCTDKLSPSEIKVVCVDPSAQGRRLCRHVDLNHRQDVAVCWWSLAEPDEELWPWTHTDVQRSNLVLLSCSATDELKVLSFIRTEGSPMDCRFSLLQPYQLLTVELPAGDQGHREEFWVDTCVYECGRDRLHRLSVTRVPLPSNPVSCSRHPSETALLLGLSDSSLILYDQRRGVSLPASCPVLPKLVAWHPAGAMVLIGGGQGELVCFDVGLAPINMALVAEEVAPAPMLRLMEHLRGCEGIGRLQWGTGPEGGPEGTQILLLVFHGGPLAALRFRLGVLSGGHIGHGELLQQRLRCSQIQEALGILEAMDWSSMGGECFRGLSFIANHLLRLELNAEREALLEAVLGVFYAPAAPLSELVILHYGEPVSKYARRFFHHLLRYQRFEKAFLLAVDLEDRDLFMDLHYVAGDKGEVVLADVAKRKANEIEARAITGSAPQRGKNGVLCGFGMETQVERGTPTAYNEGRAKERSVPEQRVTPRSDVFRTLTQTGSGEGGRDDGKADGDPGTLHLVHLGMV; this is encoded by the exons ATGGCGTCTTGCCTGGCTGAGCTGCACTTGTGGTCCACCAAGAGCTCACTCAAAGTCAAAG ATACAGATATTGGCACCTATCAGTACTACGATAAAGGCGAGCCAG ccaATCCCCTTGAGCATCATTACTACAATGAGAAACTCCATTTTTCTGAAG CTCGAGGCTATTCTTGGACTCCCAAGAACCAGCGACCACAGAAACTACGGGATTCGCTGAAGGAGCTAGAG GAACTGTTGCAAATCCACACCTGCGTTTGTATCAGATGGAGGACAAAGAAATGCTGCCAG GTGATGCTGAGTAGCGGAGTGCTAGTGACTCTTACCTTAAATGGACCTCAACTTGAGCAAGTGTGTGTAGAGCGCACATTAGTGGGACGCCTTCCAGCTAACACCGTGACTGATG CGGTGCTGAGCGATAGGCTAATCCTGCTGTCCTTCCTGGAGCAGAGCCAAGTGGCTGCAGTCTACCTCAGCCAAAAGAACCAGGAGTCCCCTGAGACCAGCAGATGCACAGATAAACTGTCACCCTCTGAAATAAAG gtggtgtgtgtggaccCAAGTGCGCAAGGACGGAGGCTATGCAGGCATGTAGACCTCAACCATCGGCAAGATGTAGCAGTCTGCTGGTGGAGCCTGGCTGAGCCTGATGAGGAATTGTGGCCCTGGACTCACACAGATGTTCAAAGAAGTAACCTAGTCCTGCTCAGCTGTTCCGCCACTGACGAGCTCAAG GTTCTGAGTTTCATCCGGACCGAAGGCAGTCCAATGGACTGTCGCTTTAGTCTTCTCCAGCCTTACCAGCTGCTAACAGTTGAACTACCTGCTGGAGACCAGGGACACAGAGAGGAGTTCTGGGTCGACACCTGTGTGTATGAATGTGGAAGAGATCGCCTGCATCGCCTGTCTGTGACACGTGTGCCTCTGCCATCCAACCCTGTCTCCTGCTCACGTCACCCCAGTGAAACTGCTCTTCTTCTGGGGCTAAGTGACTCCTCCCTGATACTGTATGACCAACGACGGGGGGTCTCCCTCCCGGCTTCCTGCCCTGTGCTTCCCAAACTTGTTGCCTGGCACCCTGCTGGAGCCATGGTTCTGATTGGGGGTGGGCAGGGGGAGTTGGTGTGCTTTGATGTGGGATTGGCACCTATTAACATGGCTCTGGTAGCAGAGGAGGTAGCTCCAGCTCCCATGCTAAGACTAATGGAGCACCTGCGTGGCTGTGAAGGCATAGGGAGACTCCAGTGGGGGACAGGCCCGGAAGGAGGTCCAGAGGGGACACAGATTCTGCTGCTAGTCTTTCATGGAGGACCACTTGCTGCTTTGAGATTCAGACTAG GTGTTCTGAGTGGGGGCCACATAGGTcatggagagctgctgcagcagcgactGCGTTGCAGCCAGATCCAGGAGGCACTCGGCATCCTGGAGGCCATGGACTGGAGCAGCATGGGAGGCGAGTGCTTCAGGGGCCTGAGCTTCATCGCCAACCACCTGCTAAGGCTAGAGCTGAacgcagagagagagg CCCTGCTGGAAGCAGTTCTGGGTGTGTTTTATGccccagctgctcctctctctgagCTGGTGATTCTTCATTACGGGGAGCCGGTCAGCAAGTATGCGCGCCGCTTTTTTCACCACCTCCTCAG ATACCAACGTTTTGAGAAGGCCTTCCTCCTCGCTGTAGATTTAGAAGACAGAGATTTATTCATG GACCTCCATTATGTTGCCGGCGATAAGGGCGAGGTGGTGTTAGCGGATGTGGCCAAGAGGAAAGCTAATGAAATCGAAGCCCGGGCCATCACAGGCAGCG ctcctcagagaGGAAAGAATGGTGTCCTTTGTGGTTTTGGCATGGAAACACAGGTGGAGCGAGGCACCCCCACAGCATA CAACGAGGGACGCGCCAAAGAGAGGAGCGTGCCGGAGCAACGCGTGACCCCGAGGTCAGACGTGTTCAGGACGCTGACACAAACAG GAAGCGGCGAAGGTGGCAGAGACGACGGGAAG GCCGATGGAGATCCTGGGACTCTTCACTTGGTCCATTTAGGAATGGTGTAG